GCTGTGAACATTTGTTGTTGTTAAATAGAGCAAGTCAATTTAGTTCAACACTCAACAACTGCATCTACCTTTATATAAACCCTAGGTGGGTTTTCTAAAGCAGTTTTTTTATGTTGTAACTGCAGAAAACAGATGACATCACTGAAATGAACATTCAAGAGGATTTCGATAACCGACCTTCAAAAAAAGCAAAAAATTCCGAATCAGGTGTTCTGGAGCCATCACCAATCTCACCAACTATGTCAGCATCTAATCCAGTTTCTGAATGTTTTGAATCGATTGTGCCTGAATCAGATAATCAGATAGATCATGAACCATTGCAATCACCTCCATCACCGTCTAGCTCGACATTAACTCCTGTTTTAATATTACATGATGTCAAGGGACCAGATCCAAATAAAGGGATCAAAGTTGATGAGACATATGATTATCTCCCACAAggtatttatttatttattatgtatacttttgtattttatatattctaaaaatattttattttatgCAGACTATACATTGACCGACCATGATCTATGTGCTCATATAGTAATAGAATCATCTTTGAGAAAACAGTTGCTCGTTCAGATAGATGGAAGTTGTGTCTTGCAAAATCAATTGATGTGCCTGCTAAATGAAAAGGAGTGGATAAATGATGATGTAAGTACCCTTACTCAAACAGGAAAAAGATTCTAATCACTTATATCTATTAGTAATAATGTATTTTTAACTTTCAAAATTATAGGTGATCAATGCATATATATGTTGTAGGAAGGACCAAATACATGTCCAGAATGATAATAAAGTATATTTTGAGAGTCCATTTGTTCCCTCACTATTTAAACGAGATGGCGAACTTGGAATACGAAAAGATAGTGCCTTCATGATAGAGACCGTCATCGAATATATGCAACATGACATGGTAATATCCATATTCATAATTTACATGTTCTaggtttcaacattttcattaaTTATTTTCCTATAATTATCTTTATTACATATTAAACTTCCAATAAATGCCAACAACACACATTGCTATTTAGCTGTTGTGAATACAAAAAAAACATGAGGTTCAAGTACTGGACTCATTGTGCTGGAACTCTGACCGTGATGATCTCGCTCATACGGTTAGTTACAACACCATTTTTAATATACTTCGCTAATGTGTGTCATTTCTAACCACTGTTTTATTTTTAGCTACGAAGAGTACAATTTCATTTGGACCTTCTTAAGAGCCAAAACTTGGTAAAAGACAATTGGAAAGACATTGATCTCACTGAATGGAAGATCACGGAACAATTACAAAAGGCAATTCAAAAAGACAGTTCTTCATGTGGTTTGTTTATGGTCAAATTTATGGAATACTTCACCGAATGTGCACTATCTTACCCAATTACATAGGTATATATCTTTTTAAATTAAAAAGTATGTTAATTTCACAAAAAATATGTTATTTTTTAAATAACTTACTAATAATTGTTTGTGTTGCACAGGAAATGATTATTTCTTTTAGGTTTACGTTAGCCAGTATACTATTATGTTGGAAAACAAACACTGCAAAAAGGTCTACAATCGTTGAAGAAAGTAACGATGACACTAATGGAGATCCTGATGATGTTAAAATATTAGAAAGCCTAGATGATATAAAAAAACGAAGCAAAAAATCCCATTATCTGTTGAAAATAAATATAGATCACTAATATCTATTCTTTCTAATACGAGCATACATGAATTAAAAGCTGGACTCTGTAGCTTCATTAAATCAATCAATTACACCGAGATTTTAGAGTAAGTCTTTTCAAAATAGTTTTGCAATTGTAAATTATCTTACTTATTTTCTTAATGGTTTATTTTACTAATTTTATCATTATCATGAAAGTATGGATCCAAAGTTCAAAGCCATATCCAATTAGCTTGCCTCTCAAAAAACTACAAGGAATGCTAAAGGATGATTTACCCATGGACAAAGATTGCTTTAATTTGGTTGTACGAAAGTTTATGTTTGATGACATCCAAACGGCACAAAAAACAAAACATTTGATAGCAAAACATTATCTGGATatgaaattttgggtatgttctTATATTTATTATATACTTTCTTTTCTATATTCTAATTTTAAAATACTTTTCTAATCAATTATTTTGTATACTAGATGACTACTGATTTTGGACGGCACCCAGACTTCCGTAAGAAGTTAGATGTGGAACAACTAGCAATTTCTGTTCATAATTGGCCTGGTATAAAATATAATGTTTCAACATGCAAAACGGTAAGAGCACTTTTGTATACTTTAGGCCACAATTATTTTTATTAGATCTAATATGTAACCTATTTCAGATCCATATTCCAGTATAGTCCAACGGTGATTTCATTCTATTCACATTGGACAAAGATACCAGGACCGTGTACATTTTGGACCCTGCTCCTATTAATCCCATATACCGATGGAACCCACTCGTGAAATATGTGCGCAAAATTATATGGATTGCAGAACACTTACCAAAAGCAATGTCAAAAGTATGCCCTGGGTCTATATGGAACGAGGATATTCTCCTATGGCATCAAAAAATCCTAGATGATATTCCGGTTTACAACAGGTATTTCTCAAGAGATGAATACTACATATTAAGTATTTGTTGTTTTGAATATGTGCAGAATTTCAATTACTAACATATATATTCTTATACATAAGGGAACTATCTGGTTATCTTGTTCCCCTGTTCATGTCCACATGGGAAAATGAAAGAGCACATTTGCCAATTTTAAAGGTAAATATCGCGACTGTATAGATCATTAATATTATAATTACACATCTCATTCTAATGTTCTTCGTGTATAACAAATATGGATGTACAGGATGGATATGAACGCACAAAAATTATTTTGGGCCAACTGCTAACATTCAAAAGCAATGAAAGTGAAGATAACATGTCTGCCGGTGTACTTGAATTCATCAGTTGTATCAGGAAAATCCAATGTAAAACTGGTAAGTAAAATAGTATGATTCGTAAGATTTCATAAAAACAAATTCTTTTTTCAAGATTGATTGCTTGGTCGTGCTAACTTCCAATTTCCTCAAACAGGACTTGCGTGCTATTTCTGAAAAAAGAAGCTTCTCGGTTGGCTGGCATCTCTTTAGTAGTTTTACAAACGTAGCAAATGAACCAGTTGGGTCAATTACAGAAATTTGGCTGTAAATGACTCTCAGTTTCTACCTTGTAATGAAATCTAGACATGTTCTCTTTAACAGGATTCTGATCTTGATGGTGGTCCTATGTATTAGTTGAAATTTTATGATGTTTACTAGCAGTTGCAGTGCTCTTATTATTTTATTTCCACAAATATGGGCGTTAGATTGTTGATTGCTTAACTGCTTCTGGGATGTAAAAGATGATTTCTTAATAACAAAAAATGATCCTTCATCCAATGAAATGAAAGAGTGAACCTGAAATTGTGAAATATAATATTTCAAAAGTAATGATCATCACCATAAAAATGATTTCCTTTTAAATAATATTCTCgtatttttatttaaaaaaaactcaAAATAAAAAGTATTCTTGATTTCTGAACAACAAAAAATACTCTTTCATCCAATGAAATGAAAGTGTGAAGCTGAAATTGTTACGTCATGACGAACAATGTTAGGGTGCGACCAATTTTCATAAAACAAATACTCAGTGTAATCTTATTTCTGATGTTTAGAAAATTTTGGataaaaaaagttcatccaatGAAATGAAAGTGTGAACCTGAAATTGTGAAATATAATATTTCAAAAATAATGTTCATCACCATAAAAATGATTCCCTTTTAAATAATATTCTCAAATTTTTATTAAAAAAACTCAAAATAAAAAGTATTCTTGATTTCTGAACAACAAAAAATACTCTTTCATCCAATGAAATGAAAGCGTGAAGCTGAAATTGTTACGTCATGACGAACAATGTTAGGGTGCGACCAATTTTCATAAAACAAATACTCAGTGTAATCTTATTTCTGATGTTTAGAAAAAATTGGATTAAAAAAGTATTGCAAAATGGTACGTCAGGCAGGTTTTATTTTTTCGTCCCATGAAACACACAGACATTTGTACTATTATTATCCGTTCACAGAGGAAATCAGGGAATTAATCAATCATCCCTTAAATTAGTACGAAGAAGAACAAGTATATTAAGTACGTAGGTACACGTAGCTGAGGGTCCGTAATACATTGCAAATAGAGACATAGTACGACACATGCAAACACTGCTAATAAGCCGGGCTGGCTGATTGCGTAGGACAGCACACACGGGTTTCtcagaaagaaaaagaaaaacgcaCGGCATACGCCATCTGGCTCATCACCAGACGTGTCCGTATCCTCGTACATGAGACTTGGAAagttttttttttagaaaaggaggaatacccccgcctctgcatctggacgatgcatacggccaattTATTAATTATTAACACAAGATCTTACAAAGTCGTACAACAGTAAGACCAAAGCCACCATCTTCGCAACCTCTGTCGCTGCTCCTATCTAACTGATGAAGGGGCGCTGATGGTCTGGGcttaataccaaacagacctcgcagccaaacctaacatctaagacctgagatcccaaccaggacgcctgccgggtatgggcacccaccagtccggcgtgctcctcaaccaggacgactgccgggtatgaggccgccacAGCCACCTGCCACATATCCATCTTCAGAGTTATACTGTTGCATCGGCCTTGCCCGGTCTCGCTGccgccgacgccaccacgacgccagacagcgtCGACCTCCTGCGCGTGTCCGTCACCACACATCTGACGCCAAGCCTCCGCTGCTCCATGCCGCCAAGAGCCGCCGCCAAGAATATATAGAAAGAAACACCGCTCCACCGAAAGGGAGGCAGCACATCCCCACCCCTTACCTGCAGACCCTTCCATCCGATCCCAATGTCCTTGGTATGGTGCACGGGGCGCCGCCGACGCCCGATCCGCATCGGATCTTGGGCTTTCACCCGGACATGGGTCGGAGTGGAGAGGTGGTGCCCTCAGCAGCGCCCCCAAGAAGGAAAGCGGCGCCAAAAGGCGGCGTCGCCGCTGCCGGCCAGCCAAGGCGGCCAAGGTTTCCCCCGGACACCGATCTGCTCCACCAGAACACACCGGAGGTGGATCCGGCAAGATCCAAACCAAACCGGGGACTGGGAAGGGAAAGTAAATATCCTATTTAGATTCGTACAGGAGTCCAAAACCTACTTGTACAGGAGTCGGCGCTTGTGGGCTATGCTGCTCCTTCGGCGGCGGCTTCGAGTGGTGCCATGGGCCTGCTTCGTCAGAGGGGATTGGAGGATgctggggcggcggccctgggCCTGACGCCGCCGGAGCTTACCGGCGGATTGGTCGTCGTGCGTGGATCTTGTTCCTACTTCGAGGATCCACGccgagtggtggtggtggttctGCCGACAAAGAGGGAGGTGCTGCGGCTGGCAGGTCACTGAGAGCCGGTGGACGTCGACCATGGGGATTGCGTGTTGTGCAGTGCTTCGGATCTGATCGGGTTCGGAGGTGTGGTGGAGCTTCGGGCGAAAGTCCAGCCTCGACCTTGCGTAGGTGCCGGCAACGGCGGCGCCATTGGCGTCGttccccttcttgaaggcgttgtCGTGGAGCTCCATTGCATGACTCTCCGGGAGAAATCTCTAGCTTCGGATGGTCGAAGCGGGCGATGACGGCGGCTATGTCGTTTTCTTCTTTGAGGCATCGCCTTGGAGAGTCAACATACTGCAGTTTGCACGGATCTCTTCGTCGTCGGGGACAGTGGAtgtcggggcggcggctccgggtgGTTTCTGGTTGTGCGTCGAGATGGCGATCTTGGGAACAATGTGAgttgcagctctatgagctgggGCTCTATCTCGACATTGGTTGGGTGGCATCCTTGTCCCGCTTGGGCGGTAGGGGTGTCGGCTCGGTCGATGCGCCTTAGAGGGGGCGATTTGACTTTACGTCGGGGCGGTGGCCCCGGATGTGGTGCGACGTTCGTGGTCTGCGAGCGGTTGCCCTGAGTAGCGTGGGCTGTGGGCAGCTGGGTTGTGCGGCGTTGCTACTCGAGGGGAGCGGTGGTATGTCGGGTGGCGGCCCCGGAAGGCGGTGCCGGTTGATTGCGCTGGGCGCGACAGAGCGGTGGATGTCGGAGCGGCGGCGGCCCCGAGAGAATCACTTTGGCGACCAGACTTCTGTGGCAACGATGATGGTGGGAGCGATGTCGGCGACACGTCAATGGTTGCGATAGTCGGCTCTTCTCCGGCGTGTCCATGGTATTGCCTCGGTTTGTTTGCCGCTGTGGAGTCGAAACTGCGGCGGCGGGGCCCTGTGCTGTACGATGACTGGCTGCAGGTGGCCCTTTCGGCGATCTTCTGTGGCGCCAGCCGTGCTTGGTTCTGTTCTTCTGAGTTCTCCGGCAGAGTTGGAGCTGCGTTGTCTGGCCGTTGGTCGACATGTTGTCGATTAGGGTGGGCTTTGCCCTGTGTGTTTCAGTCTTCGGGTGTGGGCTTGGCCCTTGTTGTTTCGGTTTTTGCCCGGCTTTCCGTAATCAATTGGGCAATTCTCTCCTGCTTAATTAATAGATGAGGCAATCTTTgcctccgtttcgaaaaaaaaaaaCCTACTCTGAGGCAGGCACCGTTGGTGCTACAAATACTACCTCCAAGTGATTTTATCTTACACaaaccccaagtatttggcgcaATCAACGAGTCAGTTTCAGACGTCGCCTTGTCGCCTTGTGCAAACTGCCTTCAGCTCGATTAAGTTGTTTGGCAAGTCAGCTATACATCAGGTATTTTTATATCTGTTTCAATATACGACATCATTCAACATGTCTATGAACACTGGTACCTGCGATGATAATAACAGATAATTAGAGCAGTCGAATGAATTTTTTTCTCACAATAGCAAATCAATTGGTACATGTTTGACGCATCTAAATAACAATACTCCATAtggattttcattacatttttcTTGTTTAAGTAATATATATAACTTGACCACATCCAGTTTTACTTTAACATCCAGTGCACTAACAACAAATTATGATGTATGGCATTACAAATATTTCTTTCCCACATGCAGGAAAACATTTGGGCCATAATCTTAAATCATGGATGCtaaggaaaaaagaagaaagagagATAGAGAGCGGTATGCACGCATGACAGATGAAGTCGCAGGAGAAACTCAAAAAACGCCGTGAAGCCTATCATCGAAAGAAAGATTCAGAAAAGACACCAGAACAAAAGGCAGCCAAAAGTGCACAACAAAAACAAAAATATGCAAGTATGCAACCAGAACAGAATAAAGCAAGAAAGGAACAAATTATAGCTAGTTGTCAATTGAATCGCAGCACACCATGCAAAGATTCAATTGCAATGGAAAACCCTGAATATGTCGCAACCGAACAGGAGGTTGGGACTTCTGAATCTACTGTAAAACACAGGAATCATGTGGCAGCAGGAAAAAGGCAAACATTACTACACCATCGTAACGAAGAATTCTCGAGAAGACGGAGGCAAACTGTTGACGTATCATCACAAAAGATGCATCCATCATGGAAACCTGCGACAAAAACAATCAAACTCTAGAGCAGCCACAAGTCATGACTTACGGTAATAATCTCGATTTTATACTCGCATTCCAAGTAAATGTAAATCCGTCTGTACAACTAACCATCTATTCTGGACAGGCATCCCCTCCTCAATGTTTCCAAGCAtcaaagaaagcgatgcaccaacACAATCATTAGACAATAAAGTGGGTCTGTGGCCAGACATCCCCTCCACAATGCTTCAAACAATCAAAGAAGTGCATGGACGAATACAATCATTCTGCAATGATGATCACGGTAAGTTCATAAATTACATATCAATACTTTTATATAAAAACATTTTATATacataacaacaacaaaaaataaACAGGTAATGATGCAATCATATATGAGCAAGAAGCAACGATTAAGGAAATAGATACGGCAGCAAAAACAATCTACAACGAGGATCACGGTAAGGTTATCAATTTCATAAATGTTCTTACTCAATACAatcatatatatacacacacacacacacaacacacacacatatatacaATCAAAAATTGCAACACAGGTAATGATGAAGTCATATTTGAAGAAGACACAGACGAAGATGAATACATGTTCACCGGTGAAGGTATGCTTAATACAATTAAAATAAATTTGCAACATTATAACACTGCTTACTAAATTTAATATGTTGCATATCAAACCAGAGTGGGACAGAGAAGTGGAAATTGAAATCATAGAAGACGAGGAAGCTCTCAACCCCGATCCATATGATTTCGTCTACAACAACATACCAACAAGCACAAACATgctcgaagaagaagaagattgcTCATTATGCCATGCAACCAAATTCAAGTATGAAACTGAGGGATTATGCTGCAAAAAAGGACAAATAAGACTAGCCACTCCAGATACGCCTCCTGAGCTAATGAGACTTTGGACAAGCAACAACCCTGATGCAAGACATTTTCGCCAAAACATAAGATTTTTCAATGGGCACTTCTCATTTACTACTCTATACTGTCACCTCGACAGAGACACGACAGACATGCGAACGGCCGGTATTTACACCTTTCCAGCACATGGTCAGCTATATCACAACATACACTCATTTGGTAACAGCCAATCAAATCCAAAGCATCTCGAGCTATACTTCTACGACGATGATCCAAGCTTAGAGCATCGATACCGCCTTTGCCGTGAGGAAATGTACAAGCAAGACAAGAATGTCATTCGAATTATAACAGACATCCTACGCGGTAACCCATACTCTCAACAGTTCAGAAGTTTGGGACAAGCCGAAAACATTGAGGACTACAGACTCATCTTGAACCTTGACCAGAGATTGGACCAAAGAACATACAACGAGCCAATCAATTCGGAGGTAGCTGCAGTGTGGATTGAAGGAAATGAAAGAAGGGATACTTATGACAGAAATGTAATATTACATGGGAACAACAACGAAAAAGAGCACATTCGATCATATTGTGGGTGCTATGATCCGTTGTCATATCCTCTATTCTTTCCAAGAGCTGAACTCGGTTGGCATAGGAAAATACCAAAGAGGGAAACACAAGAGGCACATATTGCTACTGATAATATCATTAATGACGATGACCCAGGTAAAAAACATATACTATTATATATTTAAAATACAATTTTCATATACTAATACCTATGCAACTAACTTTTTATCTTGCGATATTTGCACagattcagtcagtggcctgTGGGTAACCATGAGAGAATACTACTGCTATAAATTCCATACACGACCAGGCATATTCAACCCAATTTTGCACGGCGGACGGCTTTTCCAGCAATTTGTTGTAGATACATACATCAAGATTGAAAGTTCCAGACTGGATTACATCTGGCACAATCAAAAGAAAATAAGGGCGGAGCTATACCAAGGCCTTCTAGACAGGATTTAAGCTAGAGAGCAAAATGGAGATGCAGTCAGAAAAAGAAGAGTGCTTGCCTCATCATTTATTGGAGGGCCACGAGATAGACTTCGTCGGTATCTCGATGCTATGGCTTTAGTTAGAAAATATGGAAAGCCAGACGTATTCCTAACAATGACCTGCAACCCCAACTGGGAAGAGATCACACGTGAACTAGAGACTGGACAAACACCACAAGATCGCCCAGACATTGTCGTTCGTGTTTTCAGGGCAAAGCTACAAGAAATGAAGAAGGAACTATTTGAGAAGGGAATTATTGGAAAGGTTCAGGCATATACATATGTCGTAGAGTTCCAAAAGAGGGGATTACCCCATGCTCACTTTTTCCTCATCATGACTGGAAAATACAAGTACACATGTCCAGAACAGTATGACAGAATCATCTCCGCCGAGCTCCCTAACAAGCACAAGTACCCATAGCTATACAGAATGGTAATCAAACATATGATGCATGGTCCTTGCGGTGCATTGAATAAACTTTGTCCATGCACAAAGAATCGTCCATCATGCAAGAACAATTATCCAAGGCCATTTAACGAAACTACGATTCAAGGCAAGGACTCCTACCCGATATATAGGAGATGCAATGACGGTCGGACTGAAACGGTCCGAAATTGCGAACTAGATAACAGGTGGGTGGTTCCTTACAATCCCTATCTGTTAAGGATGTTCAACTGCCACATAAATGTTGAGATATGCGCAAGCATTAAAGCCATAAAGTACCTCTTCAAGTACATCTACAAGGGTCATGACCGGGCGTCTGTATCTGTAACAGACAAAGTGGACGAAGTAGAAATCGACGAGATTAAGCAGTACAGAGACGCACGGTGGGTGACACCTCCTGAAGCACTATGGAGAATATATGGCTTTGAACTAAGCAAAATGCACCCACCAGTTGCAATTGCAACTACATCTCCCAAATAAGCACATGGTTTCATATCATAGCATGGAAACCATACAAAATGTTATCGACCGTGAAGGCACATCAAGATCAATGTTGACTGCGTGCTTTGAAGCAAACATCACATATCCAAAAGCACGAGGCATACTATACAGAGAGTTTCCGGAACATTGGCAAAGTCAAGGGAAGTTTTGGCAACAGAGGAAGCGAGCCTCGGTGTTCCAGGTTGGCAGGATCGTCTCAACACACCCGGCTGAAGGAGAACGATACTATCTTCGAGTCCTCCTAAACCATGTGACTGGAGCCACCAGCTTCGAAGACCTACGAACAGTCAATGGATAAGTAATGCCAACCTTTCGAGAAGCTGCAGAAAAAAGAGGTCTCATTGAGGCAGATAGCACATTGGATGACTGCATGACAGAAGCGGAGTTGTTTAGAATGCCATCATCGCTACGAAGGCTATTCGCGACGATCTTGGTTTTTTGCGAGCCTAA
This sequence is a window from Aegilops tauschii subsp. strangulata cultivar AL8/78 chromosome 7, Aet v6.0, whole genome shotgun sequence. Protein-coding genes within it:
- the LOC109774730 gene encoding uncharacterized protein isoform X6 — its product is MLSIMSPLSAPEEQAPSSPLSTPDEPAPCSPEFLVQRSTVSPTVATTEIPKTSDRTQVEAKEIRLSDMPPVTLDDSNMHTKTDDITEMNIQEDFDNRPSKKAKNSESDNQIDHEPLQSPPSPSSSTLTPVLILHDVKGPDPNKGIKVDETYDYLPQDYTLTDHDLCAHIVIESSLRKQLLVQIDGSCVLQNQLMCLLNEKEWINDDVINAYICCRKDQIHVQNDNKVYFESPFVPSLFKRDGELGIRKDSAFMIETVIEYMQHDMVISIFIIYMF
- the LOC109774730 gene encoding uncharacterized protein isoform X2 — translated: MLSIMSPLSAPEEQAPSSPLSTPDEPAPCSPEFLVQRSTVSPTVATTEIPKTSDRTQVEAKEIRLSDMPPVTLDDSNMHTKTDDITEMNIQEDFDNRPSKKAKNSESDNQIDHEPLQSPPSPSSSTLTPVLILHDVKGPDPNKGIKVDETYDYLPQDYTLTDHDLCAHIVIESSLRKQLLVQIDGSCVLQNQLMCLLNEKEWINDDVINAYICCRKDQIHVQNDNKVYFESPFVPSLFKRDGELGIRKDSAFMIETVIEYMQHDMLRRVQFHLDLLKSQNLVKDNWKDIDLTEWKITEQLQKAIQKDSSSCGLFMVKFMEYFTECALSYPIT
- the LOC109774730 gene encoding uncharacterized protein isoform X1, with the translated sequence MLSIMSPLSAPEEQAPSSPLSTPDEPAPCSPEFLVQRSTVSPTVATTEIPKTSDRTQVEAKEIRLSDMPPVTLDDSNMHTKTDDITEMNIQEDFDNRPSKKAKNSESGVLEPSPISPTMSASNPVSECFESIVPESDNQIDHEPLQSPPSPSSSTLTPVLILHDVKGPDPNKGIKVDETYDYLPQDYTLTDHDLCAHIVIESSLRKQLLVQIDGSCVLQNQLMCLLNEKEWINDDVINAYICCRKDQIHVQNDNKVYFESPFVPSLFKRDGELGIRKDSAFMIETVIEYMQHDMLRRVQFHLDLLKSQNLVKDNWKDIDLTEWKITEQLQKAIQKDSSSCGLFMVKFMEYFTECALSYPIT
- the LOC109774730 gene encoding uncharacterized protein isoform X5 is translated as MLSIMSPLSAPEEQAPSSPLSTPDEPAPCSPEFLVQRSTVSPTVATTEIPKTSDRTQVEAKEIRLSDMPPVTLDDSNMHTKTDDITEMNIQEDFDNRPSKKAKNSESGVLEPSPISPTMSASNPVSECFESIVPESDNQIDHEPLQSPPSPSSSTLTPVLILHDVKGPDPNKGIKVDETYDYLPQDYTLTDHDLCAHIVIESSLRKQLLVQIDGSCVLQNQLMCLLNEKEWINDDVINAYICCRKDQIHVQNDNKVYFESPFVPSLFKRDGELGIRKDSAFMIETVIEYMQHDMLL
- the LOC109774730 gene encoding uncharacterized protein isoform X4; the encoded protein is MLSIMSPLSAPEEQAPSSPLSTPDEPAPCSPEFLVQRSTVSPTVATTEIPKTSDRTQVEAKEIRLSDMPPVTLDDSNMHTKTDDITEMNIQEDFDNRPSKKAKNSESGVLEPSPISPTMSASNPVSECFESIVPESDNQIDHEPLQSPPSPSSSTLTPVLILHDVKGPDPNKGIKVDETYDYLPQDYTLTDHDLCAHIVIESSLRKQLLVQIDGSCVLQNQLMCLLNEKEWINDDLRRVQFHLDLLKSQNLVKDNWKDIDLTEWKITEQLQKAIQKDSSSCGLFMVKFMEYFTECALSYPIT
- the LOC109774730 gene encoding uncharacterized protein isoform X3, with protein sequence MLSIMSPLSAPEEQAPSSPLSTPDEPAPCSPEFLVQRSTVSPTVATTEIPKTSDRTQVEAKEIRLSDMPPVTLDDSNMHTKTDDITEMNIQEDFDNRPSKKAKNSESGVLEPSPISPTMSASNPVSECFESIVPESDNQIDHEPLQSPPSPSSSTLTPVLILHDVKGPDPNKGIKVDETYDYLPQDYTLTDHDLCAHIVIESSLRKQLLVQIDGSCVLQNQLMCLLNEKEWINDDVINAYICCRKDQIHVQNDNKVYFESPFVPSLFKRDGELGIRKDSAFMIETVIEYMQHDMVISIFIIYMF